The following are encoded together in the Parabacteroides chongii genome:
- a CDS encoding site-specific integrase: MARSTFKVLFYVNGSKEKNGIVPIMGRVTINGSVAQFSCKQTIPKALWDAKGNRAKGKSIEARDINHALDNIKAQIIKHYQRISDREAYVTAEMVRNAYQGIGSEYETLLGAFDKDNATFQKRVGTDRVKGTYMARVRARNHVAAFIKANYKRSDLSMLELTPDFIKEFAVFLSTDRGLQNGSIWTNCMWLKGVVMRAHFNGLIPRNPFAQFHISPNIKDREYLTEEELKTLMTHEFADAKLSYIRDIFVFASFTALSFVDVKGLTTDDIVEVNGEKWILSKRHKTKVPFQVKLLDIPLQIIKRYEEFQTDKSVFPNLNYWSICKPLKKMIKECGITKDISFHCARHGFATLALSKGMPIESVSRVLGHTNIVTTQLYAKITTQKIDHDLTMFGDKLNQSFGNTTMA, translated from the coding sequence ATGGCAAGAAGTACATTCAAAGTGCTGTTCTACGTGAACGGCAGCAAGGAGAAAAACGGTATTGTCCCCATCATGGGACGAGTGACAATCAACGGTTCTGTGGCGCAGTTCAGTTGCAAGCAGACCATCCCGAAAGCGCTTTGGGATGCGAAGGGCAACAGAGCCAAAGGCAAGAGTATTGAAGCGAGGGACATTAACCACGCTTTAGACAACATCAAGGCGCAAATCATCAAGCACTACCAGCGCATTTCAGACAGAGAGGCGTATGTTACGGCAGAAATGGTGCGCAATGCCTATCAAGGAATCGGCAGCGAGTATGAAACACTGCTTGGAGCGTTTGACAAGGACAACGCAACGTTTCAAAAGCGTGTGGGGACGGACCGTGTAAAAGGAACTTACATGGCAAGGGTTCGTGCAAGAAACCATGTGGCGGCATTCATCAAGGCTAACTACAAGCGAAGCGACCTGTCTATGCTTGAACTGACACCCGACTTCATCAAGGAGTTTGCCGTTTTCCTTTCCACCGACAGAGGATTGCAGAATGGCAGTATATGGACTAACTGCATGTGGCTGAAAGGTGTGGTCATGCGTGCGCACTTCAACGGACTAATACCGAGAAATCCGTTTGCGCAGTTCCATATAAGCCCTAACATAAAGGATCGTGAGTATCTGACGGAAGAAGAACTGAAAACATTGATGACACACGAATTTGCGGATGCCAAACTTTCCTACATCCGTGACATCTTTGTCTTTGCCAGCTTTACCGCACTGTCATTCGTGGATGTCAAGGGACTGACCACCGATGATATAGTGGAGGTGAACGGAGAGAAGTGGATATTATCCAAACGGCACAAGACCAAAGTCCCGTTCCAAGTGAAACTGCTTGACATCCCTTTGCAGATTATCAAGCGTTACGAGGAGTTCCAAACGGACAAGTCCGTTTTCCCGAATCTGAACTATTGGTCTATATGCAAGCCATTGAAAAAGATGATAAAAGAGTGCGGAATCACAAAGGACATCTCATTCCATTGTGCGAGGCATGGGTTCGCAACCCTTGCTCTAAGCAAAGGTATGCCGATTGAAAGCGTCAGCCGTGTGTTAGGACATACGAACATCGTTACAACCCAACTCTATGCGAAAATAACCACGCAGAAGATAGACCACGACCTTACAATGTTCGGTGACAAACTGAACCAATCTTTTGGGAACACAACAATGGCATAG
- the tet(Q) gene encoding tetracycline resistance ribosomal protection protein Tet(Q), whose product MNIINLGILAHIDAGKTSVTENLLFASGATEKCGRVDNGDTITDSMDIEKRRGITVRASTTSIIWNGVKCNIIDTPGHMDFIAEVERTFKMLDGAVLILSAKEGIQAQTKLLFSTLQKLQIPTIIFINKIDRAGVNLERLYMDIKTNLSQDVLFMQTVVDGSVYPVCSQTYIKEEYKEFVCNHDDDILERYLADSEISPADYWNTIIALVAKAKVYPVLHGSAMFNIGINELLDAISSFILPPASVSNRLSAYLYKIEHDPKGHKRSFLKIIDGSLRLRDVVRINDSEKFIKIKNLKTIYQGREINVDEVGANDIAIVEDIEDFRIGDYLGAKPCLIQGLSHQHPALKSSVRPNKPEERSKVISALNTLWIEDPSLSFSINSYSDELEISLYGLTQKEIIQTLLEERFSVKVHFDEIKTIYKERPIKKVNKIIQIEVPPNPYWATIGLTLEPLPLGAGLQIESDISYGYLNHSFQNAVFEGIRMSCQSGLHGWEVTDLKVTFTQAEYYSPVSTPADFRQLTPYVFRLALQQSGVDILEPMLCFELQIPQVASSKAITDLQKLMSEIEDISCNNEWCHIKGKVPLNTSKDYASEVSSYTKGLGIFMVKPCGYQITKDGYSDNIRMNEKDKLLFMFQKSMSLK is encoded by the coding sequence ATGAATATTATAAATTTAGGAATTCTTGCTCACATTGATGCAGGAAAAACTTCCGTAACCGAGAATCTGCTGTTTGCCAGTGGAGCAACGGAAAAGTGCGGCCGTGTGGATAATGGTGACACCATAACGGACTCTATGGATATAGAGAAACGTAGAGGAATTACTGTCCGGGCTTCTACGACATCTATTATCTGGAATGGAGTGAAATGCAATATCATTGACACTCCGGGACACATGGATTTTATTGCGGAAGTGGAGCGGACATTCAAAATGCTTGATGGAGCAGTCCTCATCTTATCCGCAAAGGAAGGCATACAAGCGCAGACAAAGTTGCTGTTCAGTACTTTACAAAAGCTGCAAATCCCGACAATTATATTTATCAATAAGATTGACCGTGCCGGTGTGAATTTGGAGCGTTTGTATATGGATATAAAAACAAATCTGTCGCAAGATGTCCTGTTTATGCAAACTGTTGTCGATGGATCGGTTTATCCGGTTTGCTCCCAAACATATATAAAGGAAGAATACAAAGAATTTGTATGCAACCATGACGACGATATATTAGAACGATATTTGGCGGATAGCGAAATTTCACCGGCTGATTATTGGAATACGATAATCGCTCTTGTGGCAAAAGCCAAAGTCTATCCGGTGCTACATGGATCAGCAATGTTCAATATCGGTATCAATGAGTTGTTGGACGCCATTTCTTCTTTTATACTTCCTCCGGCATCAGTCTCAAACAGACTTTCAGCTTATCTCTATAAGATAGAGCATGACCCCAAAGGGCATAAAAGAAGTTTTCTTAAAATAATTGACGGAAGTCTGAGACTTCGAGACGTTGTAAGAATCAACGATTCGGAAAAATTCATCAAGATTAAAAATCTAAAGACTATTTATCAGGGCAGAGAGATAAATGTTGATGAAGTGGGTGCCAATGATATCGCGATTGTAGAAGATATAGAAGATTTTCGAATCGGAGATTATTTAGGTGCTAAACCTTGTTTGATTCAAGGATTATCTCATCAGCATCCCGCTCTCAAATCCTCCGTCCGGCCAAATAAGCCCGAAGAGAGAAGCAAGGTGATATCCGCTCTGAATACATTGTGGATTGAAGACCCGTCTTTGTCCTTTTCCATAAACTCATATAGTGATGAATTGGAAATCTCGTTATATGGTTTGACCCAAAAGGAAATCATACAGACATTGCTGGAAGAACGATTTTCCGTAAAGGTCCATTTTGATGAGATCAAGACTATCTACAAAGAACGACCTATAAAAAAGGTCAATAAGATTATTCAGATCGAAGTACCACCCAACCCTTACTGGGCCACAATAGGGCTGACTCTTGAACCCTTACCGTTAGGGGCAGGGTTGCAAATCGAAAGTGACATCTCCTATGGTTATCTGAACCATTCTTTTCAAAATGCCGTTTTTGAAGGGATTCGTATGTCTTGCCAATCTGGTTTACATGGATGGGAAGTGACAGATCTGAAAGTAACTTTTACTCAAGCCGAGTATTATAGCCCGGTAAGTACACCTGCTGATTTCAGACAGCTGACCCCTTATGTCTTCAGGCTGGCTTTGCAACAGTCAGGTGTGGACATTCTCGAACCGATGCTCTGTTTTGAGTTGCAGATACCCCAAGTAGCGAGTTCCAAAGCTATTACAGATTTGCAAAAACTGATGTCTGAGATTGAAGACATCAGTTGTAATAATGAGTGGTGTCATATTAAAGGGAAAGTTCCATTAAATACAAGTAAAGACTATGCCTCAGAAGTAAGTTCGTACACTAAGGGCTTAGGCATTTTTATGGTTAAGCCATGTGGGTATCAAATAACAAAAGACGGTTATTCTGATAATATCCGCATGAACGAAAAAGATAAACTTTTATTCATGTTCCAAAAATCAATGTCATTAAAATAA
- a CDS encoding hybrid sensor histidine kinase/response regulator, translated as MERSGNFYKAIRLGYILISILIGCMAYNSLYEWQEIEALELGNKKIDELRKEINNINIQMIKFSLLGETILEWNDKDIEHYHARRMAMDSMLCRFKATYPAERIDSVRSLLEDKERQMFQIVRLMDEQQSINKKIANQIPVIVQKSVQEQSKKPKRKGFLGIFGKKKEVTPAVSTTILHSVNRNVISEQKVQDRQLSEEADSLAARNAELNRQLQELICQIEEKVQTELQSRENEIVAMREKSFMQVGGLMGFVLLLLLISYIIIHRDAKSIKQYKHKTTDLIRQLEQSVQRNEALITSRKKAVHTITHELRTPLTAITGYAGLIRKEQCEDKSGQYIQNILQSSDRMRDMLNTLLDFFRLDNGKEQPRLSPCRISAITHTLETEFMPVAVNKGLSLSVKTGHDAIVLTDKERIIQIGNNLLSNAVKFTEEGGVSLITEYDNGVLTLVVEDTGTGMTEEEQKQAFGAFERLSNAAAKEGFGLGLAIMRNIVSMLGGTIRLDSKKGKGSRFTVEISMQEAEEQLGYTSNTPVYHNNKFHDVVAIDNDEVLLLMLKEMYSQEGIHCDTCTDAAALMEMIRQKEYSLLLTDLNMPDINGFELLELLRSSNVGNSPTIPVVVATASGSCNKGELLAKGFAGCLFKPFSISELMEVSDRCAIKATPDGKPDFSALLSYGNEAVMLEKLITETEKEMQAVRDAAKEKDLQKLDSLIHHLRSSWEVLRADQPLNVLYGLLRGDALPDGEALSHAVTAVLDKGVEIIRLAEEERRKYEDE; from the coding sequence ATGGAGCGGTCAGGAAATTTCTATAAGGCAATACGGTTGGGATATATACTTATCTCCATTCTTATCGGATGTATGGCATATAATAGCCTCTATGAATGGCAGGAGATAGAAGCATTAGAACTTGGCAATAAAAAAATAGACGAGCTCCGAAAAGAAATAAACAATATCAATATTCAAATGATAAAATTTTCTCTATTGGGTGAAACAATACTGGAATGGAACGATAAAGATATCGAGCATTACCATGCACGGCGTATGGCAATGGACAGTATGCTCTGCCGTTTCAAGGCCACCTATCCAGCAGAGCGCATCGATAGTGTGCGCAGTCTTTTAGAGGATAAGGAACGACAGATGTTCCAGATAGTCCGGTTAATGGATGAACAACAATCTATTAACAAGAAGATAGCCAATCAAATTCCGGTTATTGTACAGAAAAGTGTGCAGGAACAGTCCAAAAAGCCAAAACGAAAAGGTTTCTTAGGCATATTCGGCAAAAAAAAGGAAGTAACTCCAGCAGTATCAACCACTATCCTTCATTCGGTCAATAGAAACGTAATCAGCGAACAGAAAGTGCAGGATCGCCAATTGTCGGAAGAAGCCGACAGCCTTGCAGCTCGTAATGCAGAACTTAACAGACAACTGCAAGAATTGATTTGCCAAATAGAAGAAAAGGTACAAACCGAACTGCAAAGCCGGGAAAACGAAATAGTTGCCATGCGTGAAAAGTCATTTATGCAAGTAGGCGGTTTAATGGGATTCGTTCTTCTATTGTTGTTAATTTCCTACATCATCATACATCGTGATGCAAAAAGCATTAAACAATACAAGCACAAGACAACTGATTTGATAAGGCAACTGGAACAATCCGTACAACGGAACGAGGCACTGATAACGTCAAGGAAGAAGGCGGTACATACTATCACCCATGAACTGCGCACACCGCTGACAGCAATAACAGGCTATGCCGGACTGATACGGAAAGAACAGTGTGAGGATAAGTCCGGGCAGTATATCCAAAACATACTGCAATCCTCCGACCGTATGCGGGATATGCTTAACACTTTGCTTGACTTCTTCCGCCTGGACAACGGCAAGGAACAGCCCCGTCTGTCACCCTGCCGGATTTCAGCAATCACGCACACACTTGAAACGGAGTTCATGCCTGTTGCCGTGAACAAAGGGCTGTCCTTGTCCGTGAAGACTGGACACGATGCCATTGTATTGACCGACAAAGAGCGAATAATACAAATCGGGAATAACCTGCTGTCAAACGCTGTCAAGTTCACAGAAGAAGGCGGTGTTTCTTTGATTACTGAATATGATAATGGAGTTCTGACACTGGTCGTTGAAGATACAGGTACAGGCATGACAGAAGAGGAACAGAAACAAGCGTTCGGTGCGTTTGAACGTCTATCAAATGCCGCCGCAAAGGAGGGTTTCGGGCTTGGGCTTGCCATAATGCGTAATATTGTGTCGATGCTTGGCGGAACAATCCGTTTAGACAGCAAGAAAGGGAAAGGCAGTCGTTTCACAGTTGAAATTTCTATGCAGGAAGCTGAAGAACAGCTTGGATATACAAGCAATACACCTGTTTATCATAACAATAAATTCCATGATGTTGTCGCCATTGACAATGATGAGGTATTACTTCTGATGCTGAAAGAGATGTATTCCCAAGAAGGAATACACTGCGACACTTGCACCGATGCTGCGGCACTGATGGAAATGATACGCCAGAAAGAATACAGCCTGTTGCTGACAGACTTGAATATGCCCGATATAAACGGTTTCGAATTGCTGGAACTGTTGCGTTCGTCCAACGTGGGCAATTCACCAACAATCCCGGTGGTTGTGGCAACCGCTTCGGGCAGTTGTAACAAAGGGGAACTATTGGCAAAAGGCTTTGCCGGATGCCTGTTCAAACCGTTCTCCATATCGGAACTGATGGAGGTTTCCGACAGGTGTGCCATAAAAGCGACACCGGACGGGAAACCGGACTTTTCCGCCTTATTGTCCTATGGCAATGAAGCCGTCATGCTGGAAAAGTTGATAACTGAAACAGAAAAGGAAATGCAGGCGGTACGGGATGCAGCAAAAGAAAAAGACCTGCAAAAGCTGGATTCCCTGATCCACCACCTGCGCAGTTCGTGGGAGGTGCTCCGTGCCGACCAACCGCTGAATGTACTTTACGGATTGCTTCGTGGCGATGCTCTCCCGGATGGTGAAGCGTTAAGCCATGCCGTGACTGCCGTGCTGGATAAGGGAGTGGAAATAATACGGTTGGCAGAAGAGGAAAGGAGAAAATACGAAGATGAATAA
- a CDS encoding sigma-54-dependent transcriptional regulator, which produces MNKTKIIVVEDNIVYCEYVCNMLSREGYRNMKAYHLSTAKKHLQQATDNDIVVADLRLPDGSGIDLLCWMRKEGKMQPFIIMTDYAEVNTAVESMKLGSIDYIPKQLVEDKLVPLIRSILKERQAGQRRMPIFAREGSAFQKIMHRIRLVAATDMSVMIFGENGTGKEHIAHLLHDKSKRAGKPFVAVDCGSLSKELAPSAFFGHVKGAFTGADNAKKGYFHEAEGGTLFLDEVGNLALETQQMLLRAIQERRYRPVGDKADRNFNVRIIAATNEDLEVSVNEKRFRQDLLYRLHDFGITVPPLRDCQEDIMPLAEFFRDMANRELECSVSGFSSEARKALLTHAWPGNVRELRQKVMGAVLQAQEGVVMKEHLELAVTKPTSTVSFALRNDAEDKERILRALKQANGNRSVAAELLGIGRTTLYSKLEEYGLKYKFKQS; this is translated from the coding sequence ATGAATAAGACAAAAATAATTGTGGTGGAAGACAACATCGTGTATTGCGAATATGTCTGCAATATGCTGTCACGGGAGGGCTACCGCAATATGAAGGCTTACCACCTCTCAACCGCGAAGAAACATCTGCAACAGGCAACAGATAATGATATCGTGGTTGCCGACCTGCGTCTGCCTGACGGCAGTGGCATAGACCTTTTGTGCTGGATGCGAAAGGAGGGAAAGATGCAGCCCTTCATCATTATGACCGACTACGCCGAAGTTAATACCGCCGTGGAAAGCATGAAACTCGGCTCGATAGACTATATTCCCAAACAGCTTGTGGAGGATAAACTTGTCCCCCTGATCCGTTCCATACTGAAAGAACGTCAGGCAGGACAACGCCGTATGCCTATATTCGCCCGTGAAGGTTCCGCCTTTCAGAAAATCATGCACCGCATAAGGCTGGTAGCCGCCACCGATATGAGCGTGATGATATTTGGTGAGAACGGCACGGGCAAGGAGCATATTGCCCACCTGTTGCATGACAAGAGCAAACGTGCAGGCAAGCCATTTGTGGCGGTGGACTGCGGTTCACTCTCCAAAGAGCTTGCACCGTCGGCTTTCTTCGGACACGTCAAAGGTGCATTTACAGGTGCGGACAATGCCAAGAAAGGATATTTCCATGAGGCGGAAGGCGGCACGTTGTTTCTGGACGAGGTAGGAAACCTCGCGTTGGAAACCCAACAGATGTTGCTCCGTGCCATACAGGAGAGGCGGTATCGCCCGGTCGGAGACAAGGCAGACCGGAATTTCAATGTCCGCATCATCGCTGCTACCAATGAAGATTTGGAGGTATCGGTGAATGAAAAGCGTTTTCGGCAGGATCTTCTGTACCGCCTGCACGACTTCGGGATAACCGTTCCTCCGTTGCGTGACTGTCAAGAAGACATTATGCCGCTGGCAGAGTTCTTCCGTGATATGGCAAACAGAGAGCTGGAGTGTAGCGTGAGCGGGTTCAGTTCCGAAGCACGTAAAGCGTTGCTGACACACGCATGGCCGGGCAACGTGCGGGAACTTCGGCAGAAAGTTATGGGTGCTGTATTGCAGGCGCAGGAAGGTGTTGTCATGAAAGAGCATCTGGAACTTGCCGTGACGAAACCGACCTCTACTGTCAGCTTCGCCTTGCGCAATGACGCGGAGGATAAGGAGCGGATATTGCGTGCGTTGAAACAGGCAAACGGCAACCGGAGTGTCGCCGCAGAACTGCTCGGCATAGGCAGGACAACACTATACAGCAAACTTGAAGAGTATGGACTTAAATATAAATTCAAGCAATCATAG
- a CDS encoding dihydrofolate reductase family protein — MGKVQILAVLTMDGCLSSELYDKAHQDLCLDRCGLDEIRKKAFYRVTPDYSISMLHEWRKDCTNIRYLAEATPDTADYINGLLRMHAVDEIILYTVPFISGSGRHFFKSALPEQHWTLSSLKSYPNGVCRIIYILDKKAR; from the coding sequence ATGGGTAAAGTTCAGATTCTCGCCGTACTGACGATGGACGGATGTCTTTCTTCAGAGTTATATGATAAAGCACATCAGGATTTGTGCCTTGACCGTTGCGGTCTTGATGAAATCAGGAAGAAAGCCTTTTACCGTGTGACACCGGACTATTCCATTTCAATGCTGCACGAATGGAGAAAAGACTGCACAAACATCCGTTACCTCGCGGAAGCCACACCGGACACGGCAGACTATATAAACGGACTGCTGCGGATGCACGCTGTGGATGAAATCATACTATACACCGTTCCTTTCATATCCGGAAGCGGACGACATTTTTTTAAGTCGGCTCTGCCAGAGCAACACTGGACGCTTTCCTCTTTGAAAAGCTATCCCAACGGTGTATGTCGCATTATCTATATCCTTGATAAAAAAGCAAGATAG
- a CDS encoding RteC domain-containing protein, whose protein sequence is MNYFLLAETDFFRLINEAGDCNMETAYTAFATQVIELCNGGMDMNLTVIALAYIEIELQHHPVRNLSEEKEIAAYVSKALSFVRKMQKFLATPQVPPLISANNATETTASLLQWTGNAIDLVELIYGIDVMGCINNGNMPLKQLAPLLYKIFGVDSKDCYRFYTDIKRRKNESRTYFIDRMQEKLNERMLRDEELERMRK, encoded by the coding sequence ATGAATTATTTCTTGCTGGCGGAAACCGACTTTTTCCGCCTGATAAACGAAGCCGGCGACTGCAATATGGAAACGGCATACACGGCTTTCGCCACCCAAGTGATCGAACTGTGCAACGGCGGCATGGACATGAACCTTACCGTCATCGCGCTTGCCTACATCGAAATCGAGTTGCAGCACCATCCCGTACGTAATCTGTCAGAAGAAAAAGAGATTGCCGCCTACGTCAGCAAGGCTCTGTCTTTCGTAAGAAAGATGCAGAAATTCCTTGCCACGCCCCAAGTGCCACCACTAATATCCGCCAACAACGCAACAGAAACCACCGCCAGCCTTCTTCAATGGACGGGCAATGCCATCGACCTCGTGGAACTTATCTACGGCATAGACGTGATGGGCTGCATCAACAACGGCAATATGCCGCTCAAACAGCTCGCCCCACTTCTCTATAAGATATTCGGGGTTGATTCTAAAGACTGCTACCGCTTCTACACTGATATCAAACGCCGGAAGAACGAAAGCCGCACCTATTTCATTGACAGGATGCAGGAAAAACTGAACGAGAGAATGTTGCGTGATGAGGAGTTGGAGCGGATGAGAAAATAA
- a CDS encoding ATP-binding protein: METVNRILQEKITARIAPNKAVLIFGARRVGKTVMMRKIVDNYSGRTMMLNGEDYDTLALLENRSIANYRHLLDGIDLLAIDEAQNIPQIGSILKLIVDEIPGISVLASGSSSFDLLNKTGEPLVGRSTQFLLTPFSQREIAQTETALETRQNLEARLIYGSYPEVVMMENYERKTDYLRDIVGAYLLKDILAIDGLKNSSKMRDLLRLIAFQLGSEVSYEELGKQLGMSKTTVEKYLDLLEKVFVIYRLGAYSRNLRKEVTKAGKWYFYDNGIRNAIIGAFSPLAIRQDVGALWENYIIGERRKANFNEGLHREFYFWRTYDKQEIDLIEESADSLTALEFKWGNKMPAAPKAFQEAYPYAEFHVVNRENYLEFV, translated from the coding sequence ATGGAAACAGTAAATAGAATACTTCAAGAGAAGATTACAGCACGAATCGCGCCCAATAAAGCAGTACTGATTTTTGGTGCTCGCCGTGTTGGTAAAACGGTAATGATGCGTAAAATTGTGGACAACTATTCAGGTAGGACGATGATGCTCAACGGCGAAGACTACGACACATTAGCACTATTGGAGAATCGCTCAATAGCCAATTATCGGCATTTATTGGATGGTATTGATTTGCTGGCTATTGATGAGGCACAGAACATACCACAAATCGGTAGTATTCTGAAGTTGATAGTTGATGAAATACCGGGAATAAGTGTCTTGGCAAGTGGTTCTTCGTCATTCGATTTGCTGAATAAGACTGGTGAACCGTTGGTCGGCCGCAGTACGCAATTTCTCCTTACACCATTCTCGCAACGGGAAATCGCACAGACGGAAACGGCACTTGAAACCCGCCAGAACCTCGAAGCGCGCTTGATTTACGGTTCCTATCCCGAAGTAGTAATGATGGAGAACTATGAACGTAAAACAGACTACCTACGTGATATTGTCGGTGCATACCTGCTTAAAGATATCTTAGCAATTGACGGCTTAAAAAATTCGAGCAAGATGCGCGATCTACTGCGATTGATAGCTTTTCAGTTGGGCAGCGAAGTTTCTTACGAAGAGTTAGGTAAACAACTCGGCATGAGCAAGACGACCGTTGAAAAATACCTCGACCTATTGGAAAAGGTCTTCGTTATCTATCGTCTGGGGGCTTATTCGCGTAACCTACGCAAGGAGGTTACAAAAGCTGGCAAGTGGTACTTCTACGACAACGGCATTCGCAATGCCATTATCGGGGCTTTCTCACCGCTGGCCATTCGGCAGGATGTCGGTGCGCTGTGGGAGAACTACATCATCGGAGAGCGGCGCAAAGCGAACTTCAATGAGGGACTGCACAGGGAGTTCTATTTCTGGCGCACCTACGACAAACAGGAAATCGACCTGATTGAGGAGAGTGCCGACAGTCTTACCGCCTTGGAGTTCAAGTGGGGAAATAAAATGCCGGCCGCACCGAAAGCCTTCCAAGAAGCCTATCCCTATGCCGAGTTTCATGTGGTAAATCGGGAGAATTATTTGGAGTTCGTATAA
- a CDS encoding TraM recognition domain-containing protein: protein MSRFLTTNRNIELLEPYEGKLSCTVLRGEGGSNALDLPDVQKQGDFFVESPIILFASIIWYLKIYQNGKFCTFPHAIEFLNRRYEDIFPILTSYPELENYLSPFMDAWLGGAAEQLMGQIASAKIPLSRMISPQLYWVMSDSEFTLDINNPEEPKILCVGNNPDRQNIYGAALGLYNSRIVKLINKKGMLKSSVIIDELPTIYFKGLDNLIATARSNKVAVCLGFQDFSQLVRDYGDKEAKVVMNTVGNIFSGQVVGETAKTLSERFGKVLQKRQSISINRQDVSTSINTQMDALIPPSKISGLTQGMFVGSVSDNFNERIEQKIFHCEIVVDAEKVKREESAYKKIPVITNFTDEDGNDRMKETVQANYRRIKEEVKQIVQEELERIKNDPVLCKLLPDNETV from the coding sequence ATGAGCCGATTTCTAACAACAAATAGAAATATTGAGTTGCTTGAGCCGTATGAGGGGAAACTCTCATGTACGGTTCTTAGGGGAGAAGGGGGCAGCAATGCCCTTGACTTACCCGATGTGCAAAAGCAGGGCGACTTCTTCGTGGAGTCACCTATCATTCTGTTTGCCAGTATTATCTGGTATCTCAAAATCTATCAGAACGGGAAGTTTTGCACGTTTCCCCATGCTATCGAGTTTCTGAACCGCCGTTACGAGGATATATTTCCGATACTGACCTCTTATCCGGAGCTGGAGAACTACCTTTCGCCGTTCATGGATGCGTGGCTTGGAGGGGCTGCGGAGCAGCTCATGGGTCAGATAGCGTCGGCAAAAATCCCGCTTTCGAGGATGATTTCACCGCAGCTCTACTGGGTGATGTCAGACAGCGAGTTTACGCTGGACATCAACAATCCCGAAGAGCCGAAAATCCTCTGCGTGGGTAACAATCCCGACCGTCAGAATATCTACGGTGCGGCACTCGGTCTGTATAATTCCCGTATCGTGAAGCTCATCAACAAGAAGGGGATGCTGAAGTCATCGGTCATCATCGACGAGTTGCCCACAATATACTTCAAAGGGTTGGACAATCTTATAGCTACCGCCCGAAGCAACAAGGTTGCCGTGTGTCTGGGCTTTCAGGATTTCAGCCAGTTAGTGCGTGACTACGGGGACAAAGAGGCGAAAGTGGTGATGAACACTGTCGGCAATATTTTCTCCGGTCAGGTGGTGGGGGAAACAGCCAAGACGCTCTCCGAGCGGTTCGGTAAGGTGTTGCAGAAACGGCAGTCCATCTCCATCAACCGGCAGGATGTTTCCACCTCCATCAACACGCAGATGGACGCGCTCATTCCACCGAGTAAGATTTCCGGGCTTACGCAGGGAATGTTTGTCGGTTCTGTATCCGACAACTTCAACGAGCGTATCGAGCAGAAGATTTTTCATTGCGAGATTGTGGTGGATGCCGAAAAGGTGAAACGGGAAGAAAGTGCCTACAAGAAAATTCCCGTCATTACAAACTTCACGGACGAGGACGGCAACGACCGCATGAAGGAAACGGTGCAGGCGAACTACCGGCGCATCAAGGAAGAGGTGAAGCAGATTGTGCAGGAGGAACTGGAGCGTATCAAAAACGATCCGGTGCTGTGTAAACTGCTACCAGATAATGAGACTGTCTAA